The DNA sequence GGTTCCTGCCAGCCTTGCCAGGGCAGCGCCCTGATGGGGAGAGCCCCACTTGGGCATCAGCTGTATCAGAATTACAGAATCACTTCTGTATTTTAGACCAATGGCTCTGACCATGGTGTTGAGACACAGCAGTATGTCACAATCAGGTGGGAGGGAACTTACAGGAATTCTGAGCCTAACACACATTAAAGCACCGAAGTTTGTGACCAGTTATCTCGttgatataaataaattacagCAAATTCAGACTTATACCCTTTCTAGCTTGGGAAAGAAAGATGAGGCCTCTGACCAGGCAGGGGACACGCTTGGGCACTGTGAATTCCATGAGAGTGTACTATGCATGTGAGTCCAGAGCCATTGGTTTAGACTGAGGTTCATTTGTTTACTAACCAATAAGGGACCTGTGGCAATTCAGGAAGCATTGAGTGGATGGTATTTGGACAGTGGtctaaccattttttaaaaattaaaattggagGCAggagctcacagcgaaaaaaaaaatgtgacaatgaatatatgtatgttcatgtataactgaaaaattgtgctctacactggaatttgacacaatattgtaaaatgattataaatcaataaaaaatgttaaaaaaaaaattggaggtgggagggtatagctcagtggtagagcaggtgcttagTTTAGcctacatgaggtcctgggttcaattcccagttacctccatttaaaaaaataataaataaataaacttaattatctccccctcaaataaaatttaaaaatttaaaaaatttaaaacccgATCCCTATTTCATAACTTAAAATAGATCTCTGCCTCACGAGTTATACAGAAATGAATTCCAGATGAGTTATAGATCTATACTGTAAAAAATTTGGCATCACCTATAGAATATTTTTGTAATCTTACTGTGGGGTAGGACTTCTTAACCTTAAGCAAGACAGAAATCTTCAAAGCTAGATTGGActcatgaaaacagaaaaaaaagcctTTATATAAAAAAGGTACTATGAACAAAGTTCAAAGACAGTGCACAGACtaggaggaaatattttccaCAAAGTCTGCAGTGTAGCAGATAAGGGTAAAAATCGCAATCTGTAAGAGCATCTAAAATTCATAAGAAAAGTCAACCCAGTGGAATCAAAGGTAAAAGATATGACCAGACAATttagaaatgaaggaaaacaaattataaccatatgaaaagatgttcaacctaacaaatcatcagggaaatacccATTAAAACAAGATACTATTCTTTTGCCTATTAGACCATCAAAAATAGAATAGTATTTCTAAGAATTCTCTGCCCTtctgagcatttatttatttatttttataaagctatttctttttttcttttaattttgttccttttttgggggggtgtaattaggtttatttatttattaatgtttcttttaatggcggtactggggattgaacccaggaccttgtgcatgctaaatatgcagtctaccactgagctatatcctcccctctctgagcatttatttaatcctttaaaattaatttcaaaaattttctagTAATGATCAACTATTTTACATTTGATAGAGtacataaaatgatttgtaagagccataaattcttttttcttgttgttgtggtaaaatatatataacataaaatcgtcattttaaccatttctaggtatacagttcagtggcgttaagtacattcacattgttttgcaaccatcaccaccatccaacTCCAGAACTTCTtcctcttcccaaactgaaactctgtacccattaaacactaacttcctatttctctctccccatgacctctggcagccaccattcatttttctgtctttatgaatttgctCTGGGTACTGTATGGAagaggaatcatacaatatttgtgcTTTCGTGACTGGCTAATTTCACGTAACATAATGTCCTccgggttcatccatgttgaagcATGGGTCAGACttccattcctttttaaggctgaataatattcattgtgtgtatagaccacattttgtttatccatttgtctgtggGTAGTCACTTGGGTTGTTTTCAACTTTTGATTATCATGAGCCATGCATGCACAAGGATATTTGAtatccctgctttcagttcttttagatacatacccagaagtggaattgttgggtcatatggtaattctgtgtttaattttttgaggaattgccagacCATCTGCCACAGTGGccgcactattttacattcccaccagcagtgcacgagGGGAGAACATAACTTCTTTGAAGTCTGTCTCAGGTGCAGGTTTTTGACAACCTGTGTATACTTTCCAAAACCTGTAGTCACAAACAAGTATCACAAACAAGCTCCCTCTGTGAGTAAGCGGGTAATTAAGTGTTATATTCAAGAAGAACAGGCTTGTTAGCTGTGGTTACAGTGaagcagatgaataaataaaatggatcaGTTTTGTATAGATAACTATGAAGATCAGTTAGAACCGCATTCCTAATTTCGCcagatgtcaccttctcagaggGGCCCTCCTTGTCTCCGGAAACTGAAGGTGCCCTCCAGTTATATTTATACTACCTGAAAATAGACCAAGGAATCCAAATAAAGTCTGTATGTTATGTGAGGTCCTTCAACTTTTAAACTACACAGCACAGTCCAAAacccttgttttaaagtccttGCATAGGTAAGGGGACTTCTTCCCTACTTCAGTAGTTTGTGGGcagaacaaaatatttagaaagggagaccccttctttcctttttccttagtGCCTGACTCATCTCTGAGTTTTCCCTGCTGGAGAGCTGGCCGTCCAGCTGCTTGCTCACAAGCCTGCTTCCCCAGAAGCCTGCCTCCCTGCATCAGTCACATCCACAAAATATGCTCATCTTGAAATAGCAAACACTGTTTCTACTAGTGaagttctttttaaagaaaattctctgCTCTGACCACCTCATCTCATCTCCACTTGTAACATGTTGGTGAAGATACGCCCCTTGCATCTGACCAGACCAGCTTCTGAGTTTTCACTTTAATTGGCCACTAACAAGAAAAGGAGGGAACTGCCTGCAGTTTAATGTGCTCTCTCCTCTTGTTTTCACCAGGGCCAGCCTTTCTCGAGGAGAAGATCGGAGGGAGCAGGATCCCTCATCCTTCGCAGCTCAGTGATCTTCCTCCCTCATTTGGAGGCCCTTTTTCAGACAGATCACCTGAAGGGCACTCTTTTCTGTCCTTTAGAATGGCTTCACCTGTGCCTCTGTGTTGTCAGAGATCAACCTTAAGAGAACTCTCAACCTCCCTTTGGCCTTCTCTGGAGTATAACAGTTCTTGCATCTTTGCGTAGTAAAGGATAGGACTGGTCCTTAAGCAGCGGACAGTGAGGGGGTTATTGGGTCTGGGTTCTGCTCAGAAGGGCCTCTGCAGTGAGGTGGTAGAGAAAGATAATCACACAAATTAAGTATCAcgtttaaaggctcccagattaTAAAGGACTTCTCTCATACTTTTGTCTAATAGTTCagtactaattttttttccttcaaatctttGATCTCTTTGGGATTTGTCCGAGTATAGGTCCAactgaaatttttccatttgccCTAACTAGTTGTTCCACCATCATTTATTGAATGTGGTGTCTTCATAAATTTCGGAGGCTACCTTTATCATATGTTAAATTCCCATAGTCATAGAGATGATtttttctgttccactggtcttttttttttttcttcttctttcctttcagtttaaaaattttttgtaattttttgtctttctcatttttaaaaaaattcttatttgggttttttttttctcttttttctttttcttttttttttttttttcctactggtcTGTCTATTCATGTGCCACCTTGTTAAATTCTGAATTCACATGTCTGTTGAGTCTTTCTggagttttggttttgtttcattaGTCTGATTGTCTACTAATGTTTTAATTATTGAGATCTTATAGTATGTTTTAACATCTGACAGAGATAGTTgctttcctccccactccctgatTTCAGTCAGTAATTGtctaataatgtttatttttgtccTATTAAAGACTCTTCTACTTCAGCTACATGATTTGCCAATTTTAAATGATATCCTTTGAACCCCTAGGTATACAGATGAGGCAATCGACAGACATCCTGTATTCCACCGTCTTCCTCGCAACCCCAGTTTTGGTTAGAGTGTCATTTCTACATCACTGAATAACATTTACATTCTCTTGTATCACCCCAACCAGCAGAGCCGTTTGTAGATGTTCTGAACTTAAATGTATCAGGTGTTCAGCCCCAACCCTTTTCCTCTGGAATTCCCTTTATCTTGTTGTGGCTGAAATTCGTCTCCTAACAGTTTCCTTAAGAAGGGCCAGAGGAACAATTTCTGTGAATTTGTGTATATTCGAAGCTTGGCCTATAAACTTTATACTTGAAGGACAGTTCTGCTGAACACAAAACCCTGGGCACATGCCTTCTCTTCTTGCATGTCTTGTAGCTACTGCTACACTCTGCGGGGATTGGAGGTTCCTGTAGAGAAATCTGAGGCCGGTTGATTTTCTTTCCCCATCTAAGTGATTCGATCTTTTTGCCTTGTCCCCTATCTCATTATTAACTACCTTGGGTTGATTTTCCTTGGCACACAGTGCACCTTTCAAGGGTTCTTCTGTCTTTATGGATTATATTTGCAGGCTTTGTTCTGTTCCTTTggtttagtttccttttttgaGAACTCTAGTTATATGTTTATGGATTCTTCTTTTGTCTCACTTGGATTTCTATCATTCTCTTTAATCCTTTTAACTTCttttggtggggggcagggagggaggtaatcaggtttatttatttatattttaatagaggtgctgaggattgaacccaggacctggcgcatgctcagcatgcgctctcccactgagctataccctctcccctttaacttctttctttgtttccatttcctGTCGTTGCTTTTCTTAAGTcggttctcctttctcctttctgcgCTTTCCAGGGTGCCTGTTTCCCTTTGTGTTCCTCCCCGTTTTGTCTTCATGTCTCAGGATTTTACCCCTTCTTCCCAGCTCACATTTCCTCTTGTCCTGTTGTCTGTTCCTCAACTTCTGCTTTGTGGTCTTCCTTCATAGAGGTGGTGGCTTCACTTAACATTTTGGAGGGATGAAAAATGGTCCCTTTTCTCAATAACTAATTCCTATGATTAATGAGTGAGAGTCCaagtctccctcctcctctgcatcacagaaacagaaagcttCCTGCCTGCTTGGTTCATCTGAGTGATTCTAATTGTAGCCTCACCTGCTTTGCTTCTCTGAACCAAAGAAGACAGCCCATCTTACCCCAGTTCCCAAACACACTGATGCACTTGAGGGTGAGTCTCTTATCCTCAGGAAGTGATTTTTCTGCCTGAGTTTGAGAAACTGCCCCTGAGCAGGGCCCCTCTCCTGCTTTCCACGCTTGATCTCTTTGCTTCCTCCTTCATTGGCTTCTGCCTAGTCTCTGCCGGTTTTGGAAGCCCTTACATGTATTTTGTTGTCTGCAAGTTAATCTCCCTCCTAAACTGACTGAAAATGaagtttgagtttttgttttccctgttGCCTCTGAGCTTAGCCAGGAACATACCAGTTCTTCTgattttagagcagtgaaaaatCTTATTAACTATCATCCCTGTTCAGAAGAGAACAGCTACTTAAGTCATCACAAAAGGGTTTGGATTACATTAACTTGAAGAAAATGAATCAGGGCCTCAGCCTGGAGGTCCTCATTAGAAAAGAGATGCTAACAGGGCTCTGTGCGAGAAACTTGCAAGAAAATTGTCTTGCAGGGCATTAAGGAAGCACAGAATCCTTGGCCCTAGCCAAGTGGGAGCGTGCATGGAAACTCTTGTGCCTACATCCATCCCCTGGAGATCTCAGGGAGGGGGCCAGAGGGCAATTATAGGAGTCTACAGTTTACCAGTAGCATATATGTTAGTGTTAGCATGAAATGTAATTATATGCTTATTTGCAAGTGTAAATACGATCTTGAGGCATGAGTGTGAGTGGAACCTAGGTTCTGTCTCAGAGATGCATGCCACATTTTATCATGCGCATGTATGGAAATTTACGTTAACTTATAGAAACTAGTAAGCACTGAATGAGCATCTAACCTTAAACGGTTCATCAGCATTCATAATGGAAGTGTCACTAGGGCTTTGTGTAATTATTTTACTAATTGTCTTCCTTGCTGTGAATGGAACTACTTTCTCAGGAGGCCTGACGTCTGGTGTCAGTAATAATCAGGCTGTCATCTTTATCAGTAAAAGCACTGGTTTATTTCTGTATACGCTACAGAATTCAGAAAAAGGGTTGAGGACATCTTACAGAAATAGAGCACAAAGAAAGTatagtaaagaagaaaatattgagAGGAAAAAATGGAGTGAAAGAACACAAATTGCATGTTGTAAAAACATCCAGTATTCCTCCTCTGAGCTTTTGGCTCTAAGCTTCCACACGGGCTAGGCAGAGAGGGAGCCACAGTCAGGGGCATGAGGCAGACACAAATCATTCAGGAGAGCAGTTCCTTTTGGTATTTCCATCAGAGGGAAATTTCCTCCCCTGGCCGAGGAAGAGGATATTGTGTGGTATAAACAATGTCATCAGCAACTTCCTGGCAGCACTAAGGCTCCTGACAGCCATGAATTTCTAGTGACATTTAGAGTGTTTATCAGTGTTAGCCAGGACCATTAAACCAACATGCAGTTCAGTGAACATAGTCCTACCAGTGTCAAAACCCTGTGATGCAGGCTCACAGCTCTCTGCTGTTCTCGCTAAATCCTGGGGTAGATTTTAGAGTCTCTGATGTAAGGAAAGGAATACATATTCTTCCAGCAATCTTCTCTCATGATTTGTTTCTCCCAGATGTTTGCTAAGTATTGGGCAGTCAAGACTTTGACAAGTTTCTGGAAGGTGGATGCTTTGTATCACCCGTGGGAGATCTATATGTAGGCTCTCACTGCAGAGAAATTTGAGGACTCTTCAAAATGCCCATGTGTTTCCAGTCATCTGTATAGACACCTGGAGTCCTTGATGCAGGTGCCCTGTCATCTTGTCTGTGTCTTATTTAAATGTCAGCTAATAAGATTATAAACTCCAGTCATATTTTAATGCACAAAATTATTATATAAGTGCCATTTGAAAGGAGACTGAGCTTTAGGGAAATTTCTATGGCACCAATAAGTATCTCATTCATTAGTCATCAAATTTAATTGAGCAGCTACTAAGCATTAGGCACCATGGTGAATGTTGGAGTCTTTGTACTCTATTGCTTTCCTTTGATTTGGATTTTCAGATTCCCACCTGACCTCATTTCCCAGTGGAAAAACAGGTAGAGACTTGGAacccacatctttttttttccatcttgtttgtttttggttattttttatttttttcattggaCTATCGTCGGTTTACAGTgtaatgttaatttctggtgtatagcatagtgattcagatatatatagatacgcgtgcgcacacacacacacacacacacacacatattccttttcatattctttttcattacaggctgttgcaaggtattgaatttagttccctgggctatgtgataggaccttgttgtttagctattttatgtatagcagaGAACCCACATCTTTAACACTTAGAATTTCTGGGTGATCACCACAAAGACACAAGGCCTGGCCACTAGATAACCAGGTAGAAGGAAATAAACCtggatttttaaagtttagaGGGTTCTCCTCTTTACTTTCActagaagtttattttttttttttaaacaggtccCCTTTGGCTTTCTTTTCTCATAATTACGGAAACTGAGTACAAATTGTACGTTTTTCTTCATTGTTTCAGATTTTGAGATCCAGAGTGAGAATGGGGAGAACTCTAACCAAGACATATTTGAGGACGTTGAATCACGTGAGATGTTCTCAGAAATGCCCGACGGGGAAGGCATTCAGCAATCCGATTGGGAAAGTGACTCTGAGAGAGACTGCGGCTCCCGGGGGCCCCGGGGAAGCGCCTCCGGTGAGGACCCTGCGGAGGTGCCATCCCAGGGCAGGGAAGTGGGACAGCTCATAGGCCTTCAGGGCACCTACCTGGGTGAGAAGCCCTATGAATGTCCCCAGTGTGGGAAGACCTTCAGCCGGAAATCCCACCTGATCACGCACGAGCGGACGCACACGGGAGAGAAGTACTACAAATGCGACGAATGCGGGAAAAGCTTCAGCGACGGTTCAAACTTCAGCAGACACCAAACTACGCACACCGGGGAGAAACCGTATAAATGCAGGGACTGTGGGAAAAGCTTCAGCCGGAGCGCCAACCTCATCACCCACCAGAGGATCCACACAGGGGAGAAACCCTTTCAGTGCGCCGAGTGTGGCAAGAGCTTCAGCAGGAGCCCCAACCTCATCGCCCACCAGCGGACGCACACGGGAGAGAAACCCTACTCCTGCCCCGAGTGCGGGAAGAGCTTCGGCAACCGGTCCAGCCTGAACACGCATCAGGGAATCCACACAGGAGAAAAGCCCTACGAATGTAAAGAATGCGGCGAGAGCTTTAGTTACAACTCCAACCTCATCAGACACCAGAGGATCCACACGGGAGAGAAGCCGTACAAGTGTCCGGACTGCGGGCAGCGGTTCAGTCAGAGCTCGGCCCTCATCACCCACCGCAGGACTCACACGGGGGAGAAGCCCTACCAGTGCGGCGAGTGCGGGAAGAGCTTCAGCCGCAGCTCCAACCTGGCCACGCACCGGCGGACCCACATGGTGGAGAAGCCCTACAAGTGCGGGGAGTGCGGGAAGAGCTTCAGCCAGAGCTCCAGCCTGATCGCCCACCAGGGGATGCACACCGGCGAGAAGCCCTACGAGTGCCTGACGTGCGGGGAGAGCTTCAGCTGGAGCTCCAACCTCATCAAGCACCAGAGGATCCACACGGGTGAGAAGCCCTACAAGTGCAGCGACTGTGGGAAGGGCTTCAGCCAGCGCTCGCAGCTGGTGGTGCACCAGAGGACCCACACGGGCGAGAAGCCCTACAAATGCCTCATGTGCGGCAAAAGCTTCAGCCGCGGCTCCATCCTAGTCATGCACCAGCGAGCCCACTTGGGAGACAAGCCGTATAGATGTCCTGAATGCGGGAAAGGCTTCAGCTGGAATTCAGTTCTCATCATACACCAGCGAATCCATACAGGGGAGAAGCCCTACAAATGCCCCGAGTGTGGCAAAGGCTTCAGCAATAGCTCCAATTTTATCACCCATCAGAGAACTCACATGAAAGAGAAGCTTTACTgaaggggcagagagggaaggTGCGGGGGCTGGCCCAGGAGAGGGACTTCCTATGCTGCCCCCAAATAGGGATGTTTATCTTTAGAAGAACCATTCTTCCTAAATGCTTGTTGGGGGGGTTGCCAGAATCTTACCCCTGCTCACCGTCGTCTCTAGGACCCCATCAGCTTAGTGGTCAGAGTCCAGCCCCGAGAACAGAGCATAGGAATGGACAGTCAGAAcactgagtctttttctgttacaTTTCTCCACTTGATTGGCTCCTCTCCTgatcctctgtgcctcagtttcctctctggtAGAACAGGGGGAAATAGATATTTCTCCGTGTGAGACGGAAGACAGTGTGGCCCTTGTTTCAGAGAAGTCCCGGAAGTCTGGCGGTGTGGTCCGGTTGTTCTGCTGCCTCTTGTTGGGCTGAGGGGCCTCCACCCGAGCTGCTAGCACCCCAGGCCCCCTGCATGGCAGACCCGGCTTTTCCTACCTTTGGGTCCTGGGCTTTCATTTTGGGCCCAGGTTGGGGGGCTTTTCCAATCCTGAGTCATCGCCTGAAGGTAAAGCCCTTTTCTAGTTCTAGAAAGTGTTAGGAACACCGAAACACGAGGGAGTCTGGCCTGGAACCAGTGTCCCGGCAGGACTTTTCCATCAGTAGGGGCTGCACACGGCCTGCCAGCAAAGGCATAAACCGAGATGTATGTCTTTGCTCTCATCTCTGCTCACTGTTCCGGGCTACGTCGGCCATGGAGGGAATGCACTTATTCTTGCAAGGTTTCGTTTTTTGAGTGTGAGGTGAAGTCAGAGCCCCCCAGCTGCCTCCCCCCGTCCAGGTGGATGGTACCTCTGTCTTATCACGGGTGAAACAGTCCTGCATGCTGCAGGGTGGGCTTGTGTCTTTACCCGCAGGTAACTGGCCCCATAGTCATCACTCTGTGCACTTGTCATTTCCTTGTTCTTAGATTTTTATCTTATATGTGCAGGTCTAGAATTCTGTCTGGTAGCTTTTGTATATGAAGAACATTATTTTTAAGGAAGTGTTGATTTTGAGGACACATCATCTGTCCCCTGGAGAGATTTGGGCTTGAATCAAGAGTTGGCTTAGAGATGTCATCCTTGATCTTGGGTCATTGAGCCATGAAACAGTTAAGACAGGGGATGATAGCAGGTGAAGGGGTTTGTTATGAGGGAAGAGGGAGGTAAATAAGGTTTTTCTCTCCTACCCATGAGGCCTCCACTCAGAATGCACCTTGGTTCTTACAGGGCAGACCCTCCACATTGCCTAATAAAGTAGGGTCTTGTTCTTTTCCTGAGTCTATCTTTGCACATTGTGTTGA is a window from the Camelus bactrianus isolate YW-2024 breed Bactrian camel chromosome 27, ASM4877302v1, whole genome shotgun sequence genome containing:
- the ZSCAN2 gene encoding zinc finger and SCAN domain-containing protein 2 isoform X1 → MMASEVPRVTTPLSPLVQMPQEEDEQEEEVATMILEDDSWVQEAVLQEDGPEAEPFPESAGKGSPHEEAAGGPQGALGRLRELCRRWLRPEVHTKEQMLTVLPREIQAWLQEHRPENSEEAAALVEDLTQTLRDSDFEIQSENGENSNQDIFEDVESREMFSEMPDGEGIQQSDWESDSERDCGSRGPRGSASGEDPAEVPSQGREVGQLIGLQGTYLGEKPYECPQCGKTFSRKSHLITHERTHTGEKYYKCDECGKSFSDGSNFSRHQTTHTGEKPYKCRDCGKSFSRSANLITHQRIHTGEKPFQCAECGKSFSRSPNLIAHQRTHTGEKPYSCPECGKSFGNRSSLNTHQGIHTGEKPYECKECGESFSYNSNLIRHQRIHTGEKPYKCPDCGQRFSQSSALITHRRTHTGEKPYQCGECGKSFSRSSNLATHRRTHMVEKPYKCGECGKSFSQSSSLIAHQGMHTGEKPYECLTCGESFSWSSNLIKHQRIHTGEKPYKCSDCGKGFSQRSQLVVHQRTHTGEKPYKCLMCGKSFSRGSILVMHQRAHLGDKPYRCPECGKGFSWNSVLIIHQRIHTGEKPYKCPECGKGFSNSSNFITHQRTHMKEKLY
- the ZSCAN2 gene encoding zinc finger and SCAN domain-containing protein 2 isoform X2, with translation MFSEMPDGEGIQQSDWESDSERDCGSRGPRGSASGEDPAEVPSQGREVGQLIGLQGTYLGEKPYECPQCGKTFSRKSHLITHERTHTGEKYYKCDECGKSFSDGSNFSRHQTTHTGEKPYKCRDCGKSFSRSANLITHQRIHTGEKPFQCAECGKSFSRSPNLIAHQRTHTGEKPYSCPECGKSFGNRSSLNTHQGIHTGEKPYECKECGESFSYNSNLIRHQRIHTGEKPYKCPDCGQRFSQSSALITHRRTHTGEKPYQCGECGKSFSRSSNLATHRRTHMVEKPYKCGECGKSFSQSSSLIAHQGMHTGEKPYECLTCGESFSWSSNLIKHQRIHTGEKPYKCSDCGKGFSQRSQLVVHQRTHTGEKPYKCLMCGKSFSRGSILVMHQRAHLGDKPYRCPECGKGFSWNSVLIIHQRIHTGEKPYKCPECGKGFSNSSNFITHQRTHMKEKLY